AGTGCCCGGATACTCCCTCTCAACATCGGAAGGACCCCATGACCTAAGGTCCCTGTGACATCTCTGCCTCTCTCAGGCATCCAGTATGAATGGGCTTGTGGAAGGCCTAGATGTGCAACGGCAGTTGACCCTCTCAGCTCCAGCTGGACCTGAGGTCTGAGCTCAGAGGTGACACTGTCCCAAATACTGTGCTGTCCTCAGTAACCTCTGTTGCCCCCACGTGGTGTAAGCCAGCACTGCAGCCAGGAGTCTCCTGGATTTGCGGATAGTACCCAGCTGAGAGATGCCTATACCCTGTGTGGAGGGATGActgctgggagtgggagggtcAGGAAGCTTCCAGAGCACCAGCCAGGAGAATGGCATGTGCAAAGATTGGAGGACTGTGTTAGGCCACTATGTTCCCAGAATTCTTTCTTGACCCTGATCCTTTAGGGTAGTGTTAGCAAACTGATTTCACCTAGTGTTACCGATTGGTAAGTGCCTGCCTGGAGCACTATTGTATAGTATAAATCTGCCATACTCTCCAAGAACCAGAATGCCTTGATAGATGGACAAGGCCTTCTTTGGGCAGAAACAACACCCTGCAGAGCTGCAGGGTCACAGAGATCAGGGCTGAGGCTGAGGTATTCAGATGGGCTTGGCCATAAAACAGAAAATGGGAGGGAGACTGAAGAATAAGAATTTAATGTTGCAGGAAAGCAGATGTTAGAGtgtgggctctggcagagggacaCCCTGACCCTGGTCTTGGGCCAGCAGGCGGAGAAGCAGGGAATGGAGGGCCCGGCAGACAGGTGTATAGCCTAGGCGGCTCAGGTGCAGGTAATCATACATGTCATGGTGGCTGATGGTACCATCCGAGTGCACGAAGCCAGGGTCAGCATCCAGGAAATGGGCCCGTGGGTAGCCAGCCAATGCTGCCCGTACCAGCTCGTTCACCCGCCGGTTTTTCTCACGAAGTGGGTTAGGGTGCTGGCCCCTCGGAAGCAGGCCCTGAGGAGAGCACCAAAAATTGTGAGAAGATATCCTATCAAAATCTGGGTCCTACTAGCATCTCTGTGCTAAACTGCTCTCCAACCCCCACTATGAAGTTCCCAGCTGCAGAATACACGAAGGATGGGAAGCGGGAATGGGAAAGGTGCTTCCTGATGCCTGGTCTGAGACCCCATTCAGCAACAACAGCCTTATAAAAATGTTGACAGAATGGCAAGGGGTTAACCCCTCTTTCAGAGGAGGAAATGCCCCACCTTGGGAATGCCTGACAACTTCTGGCTATTTAAATACTTTGAGTTTTAACACCCCAAAAATCTCTAGTGCTCCCCTGGGCAAAAGGGCCTAATGGGTCATTGAACATGTCCTTACTCAGCAAGTGTCAATGTGAACTTTTGCCTGAAAGCCACTGCTCTGTGCCAAGCTACCCAGAACCATGCCCACTGTGGCTAcacctgagggggtcccagaacTCTGCCACCCATTCTCCCCGCCTTCCCACTCTCACCAGCACCACGACCCGGGCCTGGGGCTGCCGCTGATTCACCAGTTGCACGATGGCCTTGATGCCGCCAGCCACCTGCTCTGCTGTGTGCCCATGGTTGTTCGTACCCACCCAGACCACCACAATCTGGAAAGAGAGGCATGAAGCAGTGGTGAGGGGCAGGCAAAGAGGGCTTTAGCCGCCCACCCAAGCCCTACTTACCTTGGGCCGGATGTGTTCAAGCTCCCCATTCTCCAGCCGCCATAGCACGTGCTGTGTACCATCACCGCCAATGCCAAAGTTAAGTGCATGTAGAGGAGAAAAAAGCTCCCGCCAGATCTGTGGGCAAGAAgtggggtgggcacaggggtaTTGTCAGCATGCACTACTCGGTCCAAATGTTAACCAGATGTCATTACGGAA
This is a stretch of genomic DNA from Myotis daubentonii chromosome 15, mMyoDau2.1, whole genome shotgun sequence. It encodes these proteins:
- the PAFAH1B3 gene encoding platelet-activating factor acetylhydrolase IB subunit alpha1, with protein sequence MSGEQNPASKPTPVQDIQGDGRWMSLHHRFVADSKDKEPEVVFIGDSLVQLMHQCEIWRELFSPLHALNFGIGGDGTQHVLWRLENGELEHIRPKIVVVWVGTNNHGHTAEQVAGGIKAIVQLVNQRQPQARVVVLGLLPRGQHPNPLREKNRRVNELVRAALAGYPRAHFLDADPGFVHSDGTISHHDMYDYLHLSRLGYTPVCRALHSLLLRLLAQDQGQGVPLPEPTL